A portion of the Bacillus sp. es.034 genome contains these proteins:
- a CDS encoding spore coat associated protein CotJA: protein MNTNYKVYHPYVSPFDPCPPITKKVYSTPPNLYMGFQPANLEQFTPREALRNGTLWKAFYDPYYSPYELNGDGDS from the coding sequence TTGAATACGAACTATAAAGTGTATCATCCATACGTCAGTCCCTTTGATCCTTGTCCGCCGATTACAAAGAAGGTGTATTCAACACCGCCTAATCTCTATATGGGGTTTCAGCCTGCCAATCTGGAGCAGTTCACCCCTCGGGAGGCACTGCGGAACGGAACGCTGTGGAAGGCGTTCTACGATCCATACTATAGCCCTTATGAACTGAATGGAGATGGTGATTCCTGA
- a CDS encoding YbaN family protein, translated as MTMKKMKSILFMLLGFIALVCGVAGTILPVLPGGPFYLLAVYFFSKSSKRVDAWFKNTYIYKKYVVSFLEKKGMTLKEKIRINLTADFFILLSVLYVDILAVRIILIGLALYKHYYFIKKIKTIQPQSYQVEESQ; from the coding sequence ATGACAATGAAAAAGATGAAAAGCATCCTGTTCATGCTGCTCGGGTTCATAGCCTTGGTGTGCGGGGTTGCCGGCACAATCCTGCCCGTTCTGCCTGGTGGCCCGTTTTACCTGCTGGCGGTTTACTTTTTCTCCAAGAGCTCAAAGCGAGTGGATGCATGGTTTAAAAACACGTACATCTACAAAAAATACGTGGTCTCCTTTCTCGAAAAAAAGGGCATGACCCTGAAAGAAAAGATCAGGATCAATCTGACGGCAGACTTCTTTATCCTGCTTTCCGTCCTGTACGTCGACATTCTCGCTGTCCGGATCATCCTCATCGGCCTCGCATTATATAAACATTATTATTTTATAAAGAAGATCAAAACGATTCAGCCCCAGTCGTATCAAGTGGAGGAGAGCCAGTGA
- a CDS encoding ABC transporter permease subunit, which produces MRKWNRHHVTISICLLFIIVLVGWSMIFNLTDEKIPNTYILYDDEANIIGDAPFPPSADFPFGTDREGDHLFYKVLEGAQYTIGAAISISLLSFILSFVIGVLGGFTKSRAKKWAQSTFTSFYFIPQSIIAYNMLYPLLWEPMQGFETSFTERVIWQSIALAVITAPTTAILLSNETRQILDKEFVTCARVLGGSKTFLFKKHVLPHLKPRLFIIFPKIMIQVLLIIAHLGFFELYFGGTDVCYGPMCPPPRPFVQEWASIMSMSFVELTNAWWIFMIPMFFFALTILSLTGIARGLEGLLEEEEVKVSSVEVASASGKVEGTLEESDFVLVDRGVDS; this is translated from the coding sequence ATGAGAAAGTGGAATCGGCATCATGTCACCATTAGCATCTGTTTACTGTTCATCATCGTGCTCGTCGGGTGGAGTATGATCTTTAATCTGACGGATGAAAAAATACCGAATACATATATCCTTTATGATGATGAGGCCAATATCATCGGGGACGCGCCGTTTCCCCCTTCAGCCGACTTTCCGTTCGGGACGGACCGGGAAGGGGATCACTTGTTTTACAAAGTATTGGAGGGCGCTCAGTATACCATTGGGGCGGCGATCAGCATCTCCCTCCTCAGCTTCATTCTTTCCTTCGTCATCGGAGTACTGGGAGGGTTTACGAAATCCCGGGCAAAAAAGTGGGCGCAATCGACCTTTACGTCCTTTTACTTCATCCCGCAATCGATTATCGCCTACAATATGCTTTACCCATTGCTATGGGAACCCATGCAAGGATTTGAGACAAGTTTCACCGAGCGGGTCATTTGGCAGTCCATTGCCCTGGCCGTGATCACGGCCCCGACAACGGCGATTCTCCTATCCAACGAAACCCGGCAGATTCTCGACAAAGAGTTCGTGACGTGTGCGCGGGTCCTTGGGGGGAGTAAGACTTTCCTGTTCAAGAAACATGTACTTCCACACTTGAAGCCCCGGCTCTTTATCATTTTTCCAAAAATCATGATCCAGGTGCTTCTCATCATTGCCCACCTTGGATTCTTCGAGCTGTACTTCGGTGGGACCGATGTGTGCTACGGTCCCATGTGCCCGCCGCCGCGACCCTTCGTCCAGGAATGGGCAAGCATTATGTCCATGAGCTTTGTCGAATTGACCAACGCCTGGTGGATCTTTATGATTCCGATGTTCTTTTTCGCCCTGACGATCCTGTCTCTGACGGGGATTGCGAGGGGGCTTGAGGGATTGTTGGAGGAGGAAGAGGTGAAGGTAAGTTCTGTTGAGGTAGCGTCTGCTTCAGGGAAAGTGGAAGGGACTTTGGAGGAGAGTGATTTTGTTTTGGTGGATCGGGGTGTTGATAGCTGA
- a CDS encoding lysoplasmalogenase, whose protein sequence is MMKWSLPLLIGAMSVLYLFIPSEPLPVKVIFKLIPMVLIIVFAFRQVSPNPAPALRFILIGLFFCMLGDAFIAFSFIAGLGAFLVGHLFYLCGFIKLSRMNKWRLAAAIPIALYSFMIGQQLISALRTDGDAGLIIPVIAYMLVISLMALSAILTGNKWAIAGSILFVLSDSILSWNMFVSEIPFSAVFIMTTYYSAQLLIVCSLSSLNK, encoded by the coding sequence ATGATGAAATGGTCACTTCCCCTCCTGATTGGAGCCATGTCAGTACTTTATTTATTCATCCCATCCGAGCCATTACCCGTGAAAGTGATCTTTAAGCTCATTCCAATGGTTCTCATCATCGTCTTCGCCTTCCGTCAGGTATCTCCCAACCCAGCACCGGCACTGCGATTCATCCTCATTGGCCTCTTCTTTTGCATGCTTGGGGATGCGTTCATTGCGTTTTCGTTTATAGCAGGCCTCGGGGCGTTTCTGGTCGGACATCTATTCTACTTGTGTGGCTTTATTAAGTTATCCCGGATGAACAAGTGGAGACTTGCAGCTGCCATCCCGATTGCACTGTATTCGTTCATGATCGGACAGCAACTGATTTCAGCCCTCCGAACAGATGGGGATGCCGGTCTCATTATACCGGTCATTGCCTACATGCTCGTCATTTCCTTAATGGCTTTATCCGCAATCCTGACCGGAAACAAGTGGGCCATTGCCGGAAGTATCCTGTTCGTTCTATCCGATTCCATTCTGTCATGGAATATGTTCGTATCAGAGATCCCTTTTTCAGCCGTCTTCATCATGACCACCTACTACTCTGCGCAGCTCCTGATTGTGTGTAGTCTCTCATCCCTCAACAAATAA
- a CDS encoding manganese catalase family protein: MWVYEKKLQYPVRVSTCNPKLAKFLIEQYGGADGELAAALRYLNQRYTIPDKVIGLLTDIGTEEFAHLEMIATMVYKLVKDATPQQMKDAGLDPHYVNHDGAIFYQNAAGVPFTASYIQAKGDPIADLYEDIAAEEKARATYQWIINMSDDPDLNDGLRFLREREIIHSQRFREAVEILKDERDRKVIF, from the coding sequence ATGTGGGTTTATGAAAAAAAACTTCAATATCCTGTACGGGTCAGTACATGTAATCCGAAACTGGCTAAATTTCTGATCGAGCAATACGGCGGCGCCGATGGAGAATTGGCGGCAGCCCTGCGATATTTGAATCAGCGTTATACGATTCCCGATAAGGTCATCGGCTTACTGACCGACATCGGGACCGAAGAATTCGCCCATTTGGAAATGATCGCCACCATGGTGTATAAACTCGTGAAAGACGCGACACCGCAACAAATGAAAGATGCGGGTCTCGATCCCCACTATGTGAATCATGACGGTGCGATCTTCTACCAAAACGCAGCCGGGGTCCCCTTCACCGCCTCCTACATCCAGGCAAAAGGTGACCCGATCGCCGACCTCTATGAAGATATCGCGGCTGAAGAAAAAGCAAGGGCCACTTATCAATGGATCATCAATATGAGCGATGACCCTGACTTGAATGACGGACTGCGCTTCTTACGGGAACGGGAAATCATCCACTCCCAACGATTCCGGGAAGCAGTTGAGATATTGAAAGATGAGCGGGATCGGAAGGTGATTTTTTAA
- a CDS encoding DUF3231 family protein gives MGILSGNPQEEPLHYGEVFGAWNYLLTAKATVAGYQMQLNHAGDDDLKKLLKDSIEGGQEEIKQVEKLLKENGIGLPPTPPEPPHACLDDIPTGARMPDPSIAAGMSANIAAGLVACSAIMGQSIREDVAMMFGQFHMQKAQLGAKVLKLNKEKGWLIPPPLHKNKNEHCE, from the coding sequence ATGGGTATTTTAAGTGGAAATCCACAAGAAGAACCATTGCATTACGGTGAAGTATTTGGAGCATGGAACTATTTATTGACGGCGAAAGCCACTGTGGCCGGGTATCAAATGCAGCTTAATCATGCCGGTGATGATGATCTGAAGAAATTACTGAAAGACAGCATCGAAGGCGGTCAGGAAGAAATCAAACAAGTGGAGAAACTGTTAAAGGAAAATGGGATCGGACTTCCTCCCACTCCACCAGAGCCTCCACATGCGTGTCTGGATGATATCCCGACTGGTGCCCGTATGCCGGATCCATCCATTGCAGCAGGAATGTCGGCCAATATCGCTGCCGGCTTAGTCGCATGCAGCGCGATCATGGGACAAAGCATCCGTGAAGATGTTGCGATGATGTTTGGCCAATTCCATATGCAAAAAGCTCAATTGGGAGCCAAAGTCTTGAAGCTCAATAAAGAAAAGGGATGGTTGATTCCTCCCCCGCTTCATAAAAACAAAAATGAACATTGTGAGTAA
- a CDS encoding DUF421 domain-containing protein: MTIIELSFRLILSFLLLLTMTRIMGRKEISQMTFFNFVSAIAIGTLGASLAIDSTVSVRNGVFALAGWTIFTVVMGYADLKSKAFRKAVEGVPRVVVRKGEVMDAELSKVRLDLDALNVLLRKKNVFSIKEVDYAIFETDGTLSVMKKEQDQPVTKGDQQTFKSPGSTHQVAMPTALIEDGKIVMDSLRELHLDESWLKEQLTSQGITDMTDVFYAEIQKDGTLAIDRYNDVQH; encoded by the coding sequence ATGACCATCATTGAACTGTCTTTCAGACTCATCCTTTCCTTCCTCCTACTATTGACCATGACCCGCATAATGGGAAGAAAAGAGATATCCCAGATGACCTTCTTTAACTTTGTATCAGCCATCGCCATCGGGACGTTGGGAGCTTCCCTTGCAATCGATTCAACGGTGAGTGTACGGAATGGAGTATTCGCCTTGGCGGGGTGGACTATTTTCACGGTTGTAATGGGCTATGCTGACCTTAAGTCGAAAGCATTCAGAAAAGCCGTTGAAGGGGTGCCCCGGGTTGTTGTCCGCAAAGGGGAAGTGATGGATGCTGAATTGAGTAAAGTACGACTGGATCTGGATGCTCTGAACGTTTTGCTGAGAAAGAAGAACGTCTTTTCCATAAAGGAAGTGGACTATGCCATTTTTGAAACAGATGGAACCCTCTCTGTCATGAAAAAGGAGCAAGATCAACCCGTTACCAAGGGAGATCAACAGACGTTCAAAAGTCCGGGTTCCACCCATCAGGTGGCTATGCCCACCGCCTTGATAGAAGATGGAAAAATCGTGATGGACAGTCTGCGCGAGCTTCATCTGGATGAAAGCTGGCTGAAGGAACAATTAACCTCACAAGGTATTACTGACATGACAGATGTGTTCTATGCAGAAATTCAAAAAGACGGGACGCTTGCAATAGATCGATACAATGATGTCCAGCACTGA
- a CDS encoding DUF421 domain-containing protein, with the protein MDLDWIWKAILIVLAGTLLLRVAGRKSISQMTLAQTVIMIGIGSLLIQPVAGKNIWTTIGVGLILVLTLIVIEYLQVKSDRVEQFITGRSKILMEDGVIIEKNFKKLRMTVDQLEMKLRQQGVSQLSDVKWATLEPNGQVGVELMPSAKPVTMKEFAQLQAEVQRLINLLQVPQTSGRSVSQNRGGEDIFKEINQDSSVNPPPKHLQ; encoded by the coding sequence ATGGATTTGGATTGGATTTGGAAAGCCATTCTCATCGTATTAGCAGGCACTTTATTGCTAAGGGTCGCCGGGAGAAAGTCGATATCCCAGATGACACTTGCCCAGACGGTCATCATGATCGGGATCGGATCACTACTCATTCAACCGGTGGCCGGTAAAAATATTTGGACGACGATCGGAGTCGGGTTGATTCTCGTCCTCACCCTCATTGTGATCGAATACCTCCAGGTGAAATCAGATCGTGTCGAACAGTTCATCACTGGAAGGTCCAAAATTTTGATGGAGGATGGGGTCATCATTGAAAAAAACTTTAAAAAGTTAAGGATGACAGTCGACCAGCTTGAAATGAAATTAAGGCAGCAGGGAGTAAGTCAACTGTCAGATGTGAAATGGGCGACCCTTGAGCCGAATGGCCAAGTGGGAGTGGAGTTGATGCCAAGCGCAAAGCCGGTGACGATGAAGGAATTCGCCCAGCTACAGGCAGAAGTGCAAAGACTGATCAACCTGCTTCAAGTACCCCAGACTTCGGGCAGATCGGTCAGCCAAAATAGAGGAGGGGAAGATATCTTTAAAGAAATCAACCAAGACTCTTCCGTTAATCCTCCCCCAAAACACCTACAGTAA
- a CDS encoding sigma-70 family RNA polymerase sigma factor → MNDTYKAGEFSKMEVLTKYEKDRLLEEAMTDYGNDVYYVVYSYVKEHGLAEDLTQEVFIKFYQKMDTFREDSSLKTWIISVAINHCKDYLRRWDTRMVSISNKINDLVKGKMGAPEQTVIKNEQNSELIQSVLALPLKYREVIFLYYFEEMKIAEIGESLGINSNTVKTRLTRGKALLGSTIKRSEVYKNG, encoded by the coding sequence ATGAATGATACATACAAAGCAGGTGAATTTTCTAAAATGGAAGTGCTGACGAAATACGAGAAAGACCGACTTCTTGAGGAAGCCATGACTGATTACGGGAATGATGTTTATTATGTTGTTTATTCCTACGTAAAAGAACATGGCCTGGCCGAGGATCTGACACAAGAGGTCTTCATCAAGTTTTATCAAAAGATGGATACTTTCAGGGAAGATTCCTCCCTGAAGACATGGATCATTTCTGTCGCAATCAACCATTGTAAGGATTATTTAAGACGTTGGGATACGAGGATGGTCAGTATCTCCAACAAGATTAACGATTTGGTGAAAGGGAAGATGGGGGCACCGGAACAGACCGTGATCAAAAATGAGCAGAATTCAGAGTTGATCCAAAGCGTCCTGGCCCTGCCACTCAAATATCGGGAAGTCATTTTCCTCTATTATTTTGAGGAAATGAAGATAGCCGAGATCGGTGAGAGTCTCGGCATCAACTCGAATACGGTGAAGACACGGCTGACAAGGGGAAAAGCATTGCTCGGTTCCACGATCAAACGAAGTGAGGTGTATAAGAATGGATGA
- a CDS encoding spore coat protein CotJB, translating to MKQLPAHYYEVMEELQTVDFVIVELTLYLDTHPEDYEAIKQYNEYVRMRKKIKKKFEKEFGPLTGFGYSYSNYPWDWKDAPWPWQV from the coding sequence ATGAAGCAGCTTCCGGCTCATTATTACGAAGTGATGGAGGAACTTCAGACCGTTGATTTCGTCATCGTCGAACTGACACTGTACTTAGATACTCATCCTGAAGATTACGAAGCCATCAAACAGTACAACGAATATGTACGGATGAGGAAAAAAATCAAAAAGAAATTCGAAAAGGAATTCGGTCCCTTGACCGGGTTCGGATACAGCTATTCAAATTATCCGTGGGACTGGAAAGACGCGCCTTGGCCGTGGCAGGTCTAA
- a CDS encoding MBL fold metallo-hydrolase, which yields MKPLDSDFSDSHLPFYSINSGKGKEVRNDLYYWTNQIVNICFYGTPGSREWVLIDCGMPHSKERIMEAAEERFGHSGKPRAIVLTHGHFDHVGSLEPLLEEWDVPVFAHELEIPYLNGKKDYPKGDPTVDGGLVSELSPLYPHHGIDVSDSLHMLPANGEVPFMPGWKWVHTPGHTPGHVSIYRENDGTLIAGDAFVTVKQESLYKVVLQKKEISGPPKYFTMDWEAARESVKTLSNLNPARAVTGHGEVMEGKELEDSLSDLIEHFDERALPADWNGH from the coding sequence ATGAAACCTTTGGATAGCGATTTTTCCGATTCCCATCTCCCTTTCTACAGTATAAACAGTGGAAAGGGGAAGGAAGTGCGCAACGACCTGTATTATTGGACCAATCAGATCGTCAATATCTGTTTCTACGGGACTCCGGGAAGCAGGGAATGGGTGCTGATTGATTGTGGGATGCCTCATTCAAAGGAAAGAATCATGGAGGCGGCAGAAGAACGCTTCGGACATTCCGGTAAACCAAGGGCGATTGTGTTGACACATGGGCATTTCGATCATGTCGGTTCATTGGAGCCGCTCTTAGAAGAATGGGATGTGCCCGTGTTTGCACATGAACTGGAAATCCCTTACCTCAACGGAAAAAAGGATTATCCAAAAGGAGATCCGACCGTGGATGGGGGATTGGTGAGCGAATTGTCCCCCCTATACCCACATCACGGCATTGATGTTTCTGACAGCCTTCACATGCTTCCGGCAAATGGTGAGGTTCCCTTTATGCCTGGGTGGAAATGGGTCCATACACCAGGTCACACACCGGGACATGTGTCCATTTATCGTGAGAACGACGGGACATTGATTGCAGGGGACGCATTTGTGACAGTGAAGCAGGAATCCTTATATAAGGTCGTGCTTCAGAAAAAAGAAATCAGCGGTCCTCCTAAATATTTCACGATGGATTGGGAGGCGGCCAGGGAGTCGGTGAAGACATTATCCAATCTGAATCCGGCGAGAGCGGTCACTGGTCATGGAGAAGTGATGGAGGGTAAAGAGCTGGAAGATTCCTTAAGCGACTTGATCGAACATTTTGATGAGAGAGCTTTACCTGCTGATTGGAACGGGCATTAG